The Desulfovibrionales bacterium genome has a window encoding:
- the secE gene encoding preprotein translocase subunit SecE, translating into MKITAEEKKKNKVTRKALVKGESQSEKVNQETKVSILDTVKDKVGFIEKAGQFLREVRVEFKKVAWPSRKEAMGTTFVVIVLVLIIALFLGLIDMALAKLIKIFIK; encoded by the coding sequence ATGAAGATAACGGCCGAGGAAAAGAAAAAAAATAAAGTGACCCGGAAAGCTCTTGTTAAGGGTGAAAGCCAGAGTGAAAAAGTAAATCAGGAGACCAAGGTCAGTATCCTAGATACCGTAAAAGATAAGGTAGGGTTTATAGAGAAGGCCGGACAGTTTTTACGCGAAGTAAGGGTTGAATTTAAAAAAGTGGCCTGGCCGTCACGGAAGGAGGCTATGGGTACGACATTTGTGGTTATCGTACTCGTGCTTATAATTGCCCTCTTTCTCGGCCTTATTGATATGGCCCTGGCTAAATTGATCAAGATTTTTATTAAGTAA
- the rpmG gene encoding 50S ribosomal protein L33, which yields MRDIVTLACTTCKQRNYTTTKNKRKTTEKLEFKKYCRFCRLHTIHKETK from the coding sequence ATGCGAGATATTGTGACTTTGGCATGCACTACTTGTAAACAGAGAAATTATACGACCACTAAAAACAAACGCAAGACGACAGAAAAACTGGAGTTTAAAAAATATTGCCGTTTTTGCCGGTTGCATACTATTCATAAAGAAACCAAGTAG
- the tuf gene encoding elongation factor Tu: MGKKKFERKKPHVNIGTIGHIDHGKTTLTSAITSVLSKAGFAEHIPFDQIDKAPEERERGITIATAHVEYETDKRHYAHVDCPGHADYIKNMITGAAQMDGAILVVGADDGPMPQTREHILLARQVGVPSMVVFLNKVDMVDDPELIELVELELRELLSKYEFPGDDIPIVPGSALKALECSCGKKDCVNCGPIWKLMDAVDSYIPNPVRDIDKPFLMPVEDVFSISGRGTVVTGRVERGMVKVGEEVEIVGIRPTTKTVCTGVEMFRKILDQGQAGDNIGVLLRGTKRDEVERGQVVAKPGSITPHTKFKAESYILTKEEGGRHTPFFNGYRPQFYFRTTDVTGIVKLPDGVEMVMPGDNVSMEVDLITPIAMEKELRFAIREGGRTVGAGVISEIME; this comes from the coding sequence ATGGGGAAGAAGAAATTTGAGCGTAAGAAGCCGCATGTAAACATAGGGACGATAGGGCATATAGATCATGGTAAGACGACGTTAACGAGTGCGATAACGTCGGTGTTATCGAAGGCGGGATTTGCGGAGCATATACCGTTTGATCAGATAGACAAGGCGCCGGAGGAGAGGGAGAGGGGAATAACGATAGCGACGGCGCATGTGGAGTATGAGACGGATAAGCGGCATTATGCGCATGTGGACTGTCCCGGACATGCCGACTATATAAAGAATATGATAACGGGAGCGGCGCAGATGGACGGTGCGATATTGGTAGTGGGTGCGGATGACGGTCCGATGCCGCAGACACGGGAGCATATATTGTTGGCGCGTCAGGTGGGAGTGCCGAGCATGGTGGTATTTTTGAACAAGGTGGACATGGTGGACGATCCTGAGCTGATCGAGTTAGTGGAGCTGGAGTTGAGGGAGCTGTTGTCGAAGTATGAGTTTCCTGGGGATGATATACCGATAGTGCCTGGGAGCGCCTTGAAGGCTTTGGAGTGCAGTTGCGGCAAGAAGGATTGTGTGAATTGTGGGCCGATATGGAAGTTAATGGATGCGGTGGACAGTTATATACCGAATCCGGTGCGGGATATAGACAAGCCATTTTTGATGCCGGTGGAAGATGTCTTCAGCATATCCGGTCGTGGCACGGTGGTGACGGGCCGGGTAGAGCGAGGGATGGTCAAGGTAGGAGAAGAGGTGGAGATAGTAGGGATACGTCCGACGACGAAGACGGTATGTACCGGTGTGGAGATGTTTCGTAAGATATTGGATCAGGGGCAGGCCGGGGACAATATAGGGGTGCTGCTTAGGGGTACGAAGCGTGATGAGGTAGAGCGAGGCCAGGTGGTAGCGAAGCCTGGGAGCATAACGCCGCACACGAAGTTTAAGGCGGAGTCGTACATATTGACGAAGGAAGAGGGAGGGCGGCATACGCCGTTTTTCAACGGGTACAGGCCGCAGTTTTATTTTCGGACGACGGATGTCACCGGGATAGTGAAGCTGCCGGATGGAGTGGAGATGGTGATGCCTGGGGACAATGTATCGATGGAGGTGGATTTAATTACACCGATAGCGATGGAGAAGGAGCTCAGGTTTGCTATTCGAGAGGGTGGACGCACCGTTGGGGCAGGCGTCATCAGCGAAATAATGGAATAA
- the hisD gene encoding histidinol dehydrogenase, translated as MISLVRADSEEGRQRLRALGTRQINFAKDHELAVAGILEEVRVGGDKALIKYIRQFDAPDLKKSFLRVKAAEFKNAYRRVDKNFYATLNKAIRQIEDFHSRQREQSWIVTRENGSMVGQLVRPVDIAGLYVPGGKGGETPLISSVLMNAIPARIAGVPRIVLTTPPSPGGGVNPYLLVAAQEVGIEEVYKAGSVWGIAALAFGTRTVPKVDIIVGPGNVYVTLAKKLLSGMVGIDMIAGPSEVLVIADATARPEIVAADLLSQAEHDALATALLLTPSVKLAHAVIAFLKKQIKQLVRHEIARASLEQNGVIFVVDDVADAIRIANEIAPEHLELIVREPFAWLGEIRHAGALFIGEFSPEPMGDYIAGPNHVLPTMGTARFATALGVQHFLKRTSLIYYTEKSFVQDAGDVIRMAEREGLTAHARAVSIRLKR; from the coding sequence ATGATCTCCTTGGTTCGTGCTGATAGTGAAGAGGGCCGTCAAAGATTACGCGCCCTTGGGACCAGACAAATCAACTTTGCTAAAGATCATGAGTTGGCTGTAGCCGGGATTCTGGAAGAGGTGCGCGTCGGCGGTGATAAGGCCCTTATTAAATATATACGCCAATTTGATGCACCTGATCTAAAAAAATCTTTTTTGAGAGTTAAGGCGGCGGAGTTCAAAAATGCCTATAGGCGGGTGGATAAAAATTTCTATGCTACTTTGAATAAGGCCATTCGTCAGATTGAGGATTTTCACTCCAGGCAGCGAGAACAATCCTGGATAGTAACCAGAGAAAACGGGTCCATGGTCGGCCAGTTGGTTCGTCCGGTAGATATTGCCGGCCTGTATGTACCCGGCGGCAAGGGGGGAGAGACGCCGCTTATCTCGTCTGTATTAATGAATGCCATTCCGGCCCGGATAGCCGGTGTCCCGCGAATTGTCCTTACCACCCCGCCCTCTCCCGGGGGCGGAGTAAATCCGTACTTGTTGGTGGCAGCACAGGAAGTGGGTATAGAAGAGGTCTATAAGGCGGGCAGCGTCTGGGGTATCGCAGCGCTGGCCTTTGGCACCCGGACAGTGCCAAAAGTAGATATAATCGTTGGTCCGGGCAATGTTTACGTGACATTGGCGAAGAAACTATTATCCGGTATGGTAGGCATAGATATGATCGCCGGCCCAAGCGAGGTATTGGTTATTGCCGACGCTACAGCTCGTCCCGAGATCGTTGCTGCCGACCTCTTATCTCAGGCTGAACACGACGCCCTGGCCACAGCGTTGTTGCTTACCCCGTCGGTAAAACTGGCGCATGCAGTCATAGCTTTTCTCAAAAAACAGATCAAACAATTAGTGCGGCATGAAATCGCCCGGGCCTCACTGGAGCAGAATGGGGTTATATTTGTGGTAGATGATGTGGCGGATGCCATACGGATAGCTAATGAAATTGCTCCGGAGCACTTGGAGCTTATAGTGCGGGAACCTTTTGCCTGGTTGGGTGAGATAAGGCATGCCGGCGCATTATTTATAGGAGAATTTTCTCCGGAACCCATGGGGGACTATATCGCCGGTCCCAATCATGTCCTCCCCACGATGGGTACGGCCCGCTTTGCTACTGCCTTGGGAGTTCAGCATTTCTTAAAGAGGACCAGCCTTATTTATTATACCGAGAAAAGTTTCGTCCAGGATGCCGGAGATGTTATTCGAATGGCAGAGAGAGAAGGGCTTACTGCCCACGCCCGGGCGGTATCTATCAGGCTGAAGAGATAG
- a CDS encoding peptidylprolyl isomerase — MKRLRLVVLSICLGVVCLLLLVSSLTWADKSAKNDKIVAKAGKQVLTVEALDQRVNSLPPEYQKMIRQNPQFKQNLIDRWVQISLLSQEARARKLDRNKALAEKINELVDTVLAQEFVTKYVFAKIKVTDKEIANYYSEHKAEFEEPEMVKARHILVRVSSEAKPDDWGAAETRIREIKKRLDGGEDFAVVAQASSEDPGSKDKGGELGFFPRGQMVPEFEKAAFALRTGEVSEPVKTAFGYHIIKAEDRKEAKTKAFDEVKEEVKNRLIETKQEEAMGKLFLELKNKYGATITP; from the coding sequence ATGAAAAGATTGAGGCTGGTTGTTCTATCTATCTGTCTGGGAGTTGTCTGTCTTTTACTTTTAGTATCATCCCTGACCTGGGCAGATAAGTCTGCAAAAAATGATAAGATCGTCGCTAAGGCAGGCAAACAGGTCTTGACGGTTGAGGCCCTCGACCAAAGGGTGAATTCTTTACCGCCGGAATATCAGAAGATGATCAGGCAAAACCCTCAATTCAAACAAAATCTCATTGATCGCTGGGTCCAAATCTCTTTGCTCTCTCAGGAAGCGCGCGCCCGTAAGCTGGATCGCAACAAGGCCCTGGCCGAAAAAATCAATGAGCTGGTCGATACCGTCCTGGCCCAGGAATTTGTAACCAAATATGTCTTTGCTAAGATCAAGGTAACAGACAAAGAGATAGCCAACTATTATTCTGAGCATAAAGCTGAATTTGAAGAGCCGGAGATGGTCAAGGCACGGCATATCCTGGTCAGGGTCTCCTCTGAAGCCAAACCCGATGACTGGGGGGCAGCAGAAACCCGGATACGCGAAATCAAGAAGCGTCTTGATGGAGGAGAGGATTTCGCTGTGGTGGCCCAGGCTTCCTCGGAAGATCCGGGCAGCAAAGATAAGGGGGGCGAACTCGGATTCTTTCCGCGTGGACAGATGGTTCCGGAATTTGAAAAAGCAGCATTCGCGCTCAGGACAGGAGAGGTGAGCGAACCCGTGAAGACCGCATTTGGATATCATATCATCAAAGCAGAAGATAGAAAGGAAGCAAAGACCAAGGCCTTTGATGAAGTTAAGGAAGAGGTCAAAAACAGGTTGATAGAAACAAAGCAGGAAGAAGCTATGGGGAAACTTTTTCTGGAATTAAAAAACAAATACGGCGCAACTATAACTCCATAG
- a CDS encoding adenosine-specific kinase — MDLLTERLDVPANSNIILGQTHFIKSVEDIYEILVSSVPGIKFGLAFCEASGDCLVRVAANDEELKKAAIANVGKIAAGHSFIVIMRNAFPINVLNAIKLCQEVCAIYCATANPVEVIIAQTEQGRGILGVIDGYSPKGVEEEGNITWRLNLLRKLGYKAS; from the coding sequence ATGGATTTATTAACAGAACGGTTGGACGTCCCGGCAAACAGTAATATTATCTTAGGCCAGACCCACTTCATCAAATCCGTGGAAGATATTTATGAGATATTGGTAAGTTCAGTCCCGGGCATAAAGTTTGGATTGGCTTTTTGTGAGGCCTCCGGTGACTGTCTTGTCCGGGTAGCCGCTAATGATGAAGAACTCAAAAAAGCTGCCATTGCCAACGTCGGGAAGATAGCGGCCGGCCACTCGTTTATAGTTATCATGCGCAACGCCTTTCCTATTAATGTCTTAAATGCCATAAAACTGTGCCAGGAAGTATGCGCCATTTACTGCGCAACGGCCAATCCTGTAGAGGTGATCATCGCGCAAACAGAACAGGGGCGAGGGATACTCGGAGTCATTGACGGCTATTCACCAAAGGGGGTAGAAGAAGAAGGTAATATAACCTGGCGATTGAATTTGCTGAGAAAACTAGGGTACAAGGCCTCTTGA
- a CDS encoding diguanylate cyclase, producing the protein MEKQKILAVDDDPFIRALLAEIMDKLGHECDVAEDGLAALDKLAAGSYTIVITDIKMPRLDGVELTKKVKEKYNNTDIIVITAYNADYKYTDVIRAGASDFISKPFNIDELEAKFNRIIRERTLRHELETLSIRDALTNIYNRRHFNVKLEEESYRAYRQGYNLFLILMDIDDFKDFNDQKGHQEGDILLHKLGEVILSSVRENVDWGFRYGGDEFAVIVTQATEDQAKKIAERIRTKYNAEHLEPTSLSIGLAKLIYSPSLTPQENMDILIRAADKALYSAKSAGGDRITLAEA; encoded by the coding sequence ATGGAAAAACAGAAAATACTGGCCGTAGATGATGATCCGTTTATTCGGGCCCTCCTGGCAGAGATTATGGACAAGCTGGGACATGAATGTGATGTGGCTGAAGATGGCTTGGCTGCCCTGGATAAACTAGCCGCCGGTTCTTACACCATCGTGATCACAGACATAAAAATGCCCCGTTTGGACGGGGTTGAATTAACCAAAAAAGTAAAAGAAAAGTACAACAACACGGATATAATAGTTATTACTGCCTACAATGCGGACTACAAATACACCGATGTAATAAGGGCCGGGGCCAGTGATTTCATATCCAAGCCTTTTAATATAGATGAACTGGAAGCCAAATTTAACCGCATCATTCGTGAAAGAACCTTGCGCCATGAATTGGAAACCCTTTCTATAAGGGATGCGCTAACAAACATCTATAACCGGCGGCATTTTAACGTCAAACTGGAAGAGGAATCTTACCGGGCGTACCGCCAGGGTTACAATCTATTTCTTATCCTCATGGACATAGATGACTTTAAAGACTTTAACGATCAAAAGGGACACCAAGAAGGAGATATTCTACTTCACAAACTGGGAGAGGTAATCCTGTCTTCCGTGCGCGAAAACGTAGACTGGGGGTTTAGATACGGTGGGGATGAATTTGCTGTTATTGTCACTCAAGCCACCGAAGACCAGGCCAAGAAGATAGCCGAACGTATCCGGACAAAATACAATGCTGAACACCTGGAGCCAACTTCCTTGAGCATTGGCCTGGCTAAGCTCATCTACAGCCCCAGCCTGACCCCACAAGAAAATATGGATATCCTCATCCGAGCCGCAGACAAAGCCCTTTACAGCGCAAAAAGCGCGGGTGGCGATCGAATTACTTTAGCCGAGGCTTAA
- the hisA gene encoding 1-(5-phosphoribosyl)-5-[(5-phosphoribosylamino)methylideneamino]imidazole-4-carboxamide isomerase — translation MIVVPAIDLKQGRCVRLRQGDMAQETVFSNNPVEMALRWESDGAELLHIVDLDGAVSKRPANHESIKNILSALKIPVQVGGGIRDSETIKTYLSWGVDRVILGTVAHRNPDLVKEMCRIFPGRIVVGIDARNGKVAVEGWTETTDTDVLTLAQKYEDFGVRAIIFTDIKRDGMQTGPNIEATKYLARSVGVPIYVAGGVSTLDDIKKITAIEDYGVEGVITGRAIYSGTLNFREAVLFTRSPAAAR, via the coding sequence ATGATTGTTGTGCCGGCTATAGACTTGAAACAAGGCCGATGTGTTCGGCTGAGACAGGGCGATATGGCTCAGGAAACGGTGTTTTCCAACAACCCGGTGGAGATGGCGCTTAGATGGGAATCGGATGGGGCAGAATTGCTGCATATTGTGGATTTAGACGGCGCGGTAAGTAAAAGACCGGCAAACCACGAAAGTATCAAAAATATCCTCTCGGCGTTAAAAATACCGGTGCAGGTTGGTGGTGGTATCCGTGATAGTGAGACCATTAAGACATATCTTTCCTGGGGTGTAGATAGGGTGATTCTGGGCACGGTAGCCCACAGAAATCCAGATCTGGTGAAGGAGATGTGCCGTATCTTTCCGGGAAGGATTGTGGTTGGAATCGATGCCAGAAATGGAAAAGTGGCTGTCGAGGGGTGGACAGAAACAACGGATACCGATGTCCTGACGCTGGCCCAAAAATACGAAGATTTTGGAGTGCGGGCCATCATTTTTACCGATATCAAACGCGATGGTATGCAGACCGGCCCCAATATCGAAGCTACGAAATATCTGGCCCGTTCGGTAGGCGTGCCTATCTACGTCGCCGGCGGGGTTTCGACGCTGGATGATATTAAGAAAATCACGGCCATAGAAGATTACGGTGTAGAAGGAGTCATTACGGGTAGGGCAATTTATAGCGGGACGTTAAATTTCCGGGAGGCTGTATTGTTTACACGAAGCCCGGCCGCCGCACGATAG
- the hisB gene encoding imidazoleglycerol-phosphate dehydratase HisB, with product MNKKPGRKAKVERKTKETDISLKFSLDGEGKSDINSGIAFLDHMLTLFAAHGFFDLVLRARGDIEVDFHHTVEDIGICLGDALREALGEKQGIRRYGQAIIPMDEALCQVAIDISNRPLLVYNVKMRQGKVGMFDTQLVPEFLQALATRGGITLHVNVMYGRNAHHIIEAVFKAMGRALDMAVSLDGRVSGVISTKGLI from the coding sequence ATGAACAAGAAACCGGGGCGTAAGGCCAAAGTAGAAAGAAAGACGAAAGAAACGGATATTTCTCTGAAATTCAGCCTGGATGGAGAGGGTAAAAGCGATATCAATAGCGGTATTGCCTTCCTCGATCACATGCTCACCCTTTTTGCCGCCCATGGATTTTTTGACCTGGTCTTAAGGGCCAGGGGAGATATAGAAGTGGATTTCCATCATACCGTTGAGGATATTGGTATATGCCTGGGAGACGCCTTGCGGGAGGCCCTGGGTGAAAAACAGGGTATAAGGCGCTATGGGCAGGCCATCATTCCGATGGATGAGGCATTGTGCCAGGTGGCAATAGATATCTCCAACAGGCCATTGCTGGTCTATAATGTTAAAATGAGACAGGGCAAGGTAGGGATGTTTGACACACAATTGGTCCCTGAGTTCCTGCAAGCCCTTGCCACGCGCGGGGGTATCACTCTCCATGTTAATGTTATGTATGGCCGAAATGCCCACCATATAATTGAAGCTGTTTTCAAGGCCATGGGAAGGGCTTTGGACATGGCTGTCAGCTTGGATGGCCGGGTTAGTGGTGTAATTTCAACCAAGGGTCTTATTTAA
- a CDS encoding SIR2 family protein: protein MIEKIEPLPKIPEALRLAALQRKLIPFIGAGVSQLGGCPNWNEFADAALKFFVDKGKLSHAQLDQISSLSSRVKLSVALELEKQLPIEFKKLLEPSSMAKKKIGDEVYANLSKLATTFVTTNYDEWLDQNTPTPFRADESPSQLNPQNTSRYPFYKRNDISVENLDVPNAVFHIHGSIRDRESMVLTTVDYLDRYSSHRIDGRENHENPFLTFLQTLFRLKNVLFIGYGLNELEVLEYIVEKGLERLPENNEEPRHYVLQGFFTHELELARSLESYFHQFGIGLLPFSRDERDWDQLVEVIDYLARKIPPGPPLSLPKRLEMEELLS from the coding sequence GTGATAGAGAAGATCGAACCCCTCCCAAAGATTCCAGAGGCACTCCGCCTCGCAGCGCTCCAGAGGAAGCTCATTCCGTTTATTGGCGCAGGGGTTTCGCAACTCGGAGGCTGCCCAAATTGGAACGAGTTTGCAGATGCCGCCCTCAAGTTCTTCGTTGATAAAGGGAAGTTGAGTCATGCCCAACTGGACCAGATCTCTTCCCTTTCCTCTCGTGTGAAGTTGTCTGTTGCCCTTGAATTAGAAAAGCAACTTCCCATCGAATTCAAGAAATTGCTCGAACCGTCGTCTATGGCTAAGAAAAAAATTGGGGACGAGGTCTATGCGAATCTCTCTAAACTTGCGACCACGTTTGTTACTACTAATTACGATGAGTGGCTGGACCAAAATACGCCGACGCCTTTTCGTGCTGATGAGTCTCCTTCTCAATTAAATCCACAAAACACATCTCGCTATCCTTTCTACAAGCGCAACGATATCTCTGTCGAGAACTTGGATGTCCCGAATGCCGTGTTCCACATCCATGGTTCTATCCGTGATCGTGAGAGCATGGTGCTGACGACGGTCGACTACCTCGATCGCTATTCAAGTCATCGAATTGACGGAAGAGAGAATCATGAGAATCCTTTCCTGACATTTCTTCAGACACTTTTCCGGTTGAAGAATGTTTTATTCATCGGTTACGGCCTCAACGAGTTGGAAGTTCTCGAGTACATAGTTGAGAAAGGTCTCGAGAGGCTGCCAGAAAACAATGAGGAGCCAAGACACTACGTCTTGCAAGGTTTTTTCACTCACGAGTTAGAGCTTGCACGGAGTTTGGAAAGCTATTTTCATCAATTCGGGATCGGGTTGCTTCCATTCTCGCGCGACGAGCGCGATTGGGATCAACTGGTTGAAGTCATTGACTACCTTGCCCGGAAAATTCCTCCTGGTCCGCCGTTGAGTTTGCCAAAGCGCCTCGAAATGGAGGAGCTACTATCGTGA
- a CDS encoding PD-(D/E)XK nuclease family protein, whose amino-acid sequence MQTGYLTARTTQELQAKIIEKADEETLILTPGRRLARRLRHAFRMAQIEQGRRAWLPPKIVTLNSWLNETWLESWPEECIVSDIARLCLWKEAVEETALPEDLESDIGLYRLLDETYSAIIRHKIPPLSRDYLSPLIEWRQKVMEIFEGRLRTKGCVHPAFLPALIKDKLKDGSRALPEQILCAGFASPAPVENDLLTSLAKDHGAVICSTESNEPPCIKAVSLSDVEQEVMWLAQDVLKKAQDTPLHRIGVVVPNMSAYAPLLSRVFQELVGSPTAEKGEIFMPQEGTKNNGDNPPFPPFSKGGEGGNYNISLGESLFSQPLTQAALLPLRLMLDGEKRVSFLSLLLSPYYGLWDRHRNILAQADRVWREYSIDQGLGDLLYILQKKRPEILSVIHPPGHDLARLIQSLTGKRTGAGWIETLYRLWDITQFPAINNEDEERVFRHLQENLAALACDLGEEKIDAYTFYAWLKYALEETKVNVPGYEEAGIQVIGLIESRGLSFDHLYVVGLSAGSLPQPVRHFPLLTREEKGLVQGATIESQHLFAEQAFAHLMTAAPAITLTRPLEEKSDPLPASPFWPEGEENAAVNYWLEPGQASLRAGWLRQAHEGWRDHPIPYPTEDTPFVPAPLPDELSVTAIEKAISCPFKFFADTVLRLSELPEPAIGISPQEKGNRLHRLFALFTGRMRKQAVSPTDAGQSESILKECITEVLAGVTDNPYWQIERERWSGLLATWLCLERKRKEEGWRWLLEEANFSSLQNAPWPFTVHGRIDRIDINDGEHKICCWDYKTGSAPPPADIHTHFLSPQLPLYLLALRSGKISLPVSFQNLTAGYISLKSEGEVQFGEPVKDEAGWETCLSAWEKEITRLGQRLSAGNFPADPKPIPKGNRNGACQYCLYLTLCTYWKKEEENGEVTDCHV is encoded by the coding sequence ATGCAAACGGGCTACTTAACCGCTCGTACCACCCAAGAACTACAGGCTAAAATCATAGAAAAGGCCGACGAGGAGACTCTAATCCTCACCCCGGGTCGCCGTCTGGCACGTCGGCTCCGCCATGCCTTCCGTATGGCCCAAATTGAACAGGGTCGGCGGGCCTGGTTACCACCAAAGATAGTAACCCTGAATTCCTGGTTAAACGAGACATGGCTTGAATCCTGGCCGGAGGAATGTATTGTTTCGGATATAGCACGCCTTTGTCTCTGGAAAGAAGCGGTTGAGGAAACAGCCCTGCCCGAAGACCTGGAATCTGACATTGGACTATATCGGCTTCTTGATGAGACCTACTCTGCAATCATCCGCCATAAGATACCGCCACTATCCAGGGATTATCTCTCTCCCCTTATTGAATGGCGGCAGAAGGTCATGGAAATTTTCGAAGGCCGCCTGAGGACAAAAGGCTGCGTCCACCCGGCCTTTTTGCCTGCTCTTATAAAAGATAAATTAAAGGACGGTAGCCGTGCCCTGCCTGAGCAAATTCTATGCGCCGGCTTTGCATCTCCGGCGCCGGTCGAAAACGACCTCCTGACCAGCCTGGCTAAAGACCATGGGGCTGTAATCTGCTCCACAGAATCAAACGAACCACCCTGCATAAAGGCCGTGAGCCTCTCGGACGTGGAGCAAGAGGTCATGTGGCTGGCCCAGGATGTACTGAAAAAGGCACAGGACACGCCGTTGCACCGGATCGGGGTAGTCGTACCCAACATGAGCGCCTACGCGCCTCTTCTATCCCGGGTATTCCAGGAGTTGGTCGGCAGCCCCACTGCCGAAAAAGGTGAAATATTCATGCCCCAAGAAGGCACAAAGAACAACGGAGATAATCCCCCCTTCCCCCCCTTTAGTAAAGGGGGGGAAGGGGGGAATTACAATATCTCCCTCGGAGAATCACTCTTCAGCCAACCCCTGACCCAGGCTGCCCTCTTACCCTTACGCCTTATGCTCGATGGTGAAAAACGAGTTTCATTTCTTTCCCTGCTGCTTTCACCCTACTATGGCCTCTGGGACCGCCACCGGAATATCCTTGCCCAAGCGGACCGTGTCTGGCGCGAATACTCTATCGATCAGGGTCTCGGTGATCTACTGTATATCCTGCAAAAAAAGAGGCCGGAAATCTTATCAGTTATCCACCCCCCCGGCCATGACCTGGCCCGCCTTATTCAAAGTCTCACGGGGAAACGAACAGGAGCCGGGTGGATTGAAACGCTTTACCGCCTGTGGGATATAACGCAATTCCCGGCTATAAATAACGAAGATGAAGAAAGGGTATTCCGGCACCTCCAGGAAAATCTGGCCGCACTGGCCTGCGACCTGGGAGAGGAGAAAATAGACGCCTATACCTTTTATGCGTGGCTTAAATATGCCCTCGAGGAGACTAAAGTCAATGTCCCCGGATACGAAGAAGCAGGTATCCAGGTCATTGGTCTCATCGAGTCCCGCGGCCTGTCTTTTGATCATCTCTATGTAGTTGGCCTTTCAGCCGGAAGCCTCCCCCAACCGGTACGCCACTTTCCTTTGCTCACCAGAGAAGAGAAAGGTCTGGTACAGGGGGCTACAATTGAGAGTCAGCATCTGTTTGCTGAGCAGGCCTTCGCCCATTTGATGACGGCGGCCCCGGCCATCACCCTCACCCGCCCTTTGGAAGAAAAAAGCGATCCCCTGCCTGCATCTCCTTTCTGGCCGGAAGGTGAAGAAAATGCCGCGGTTAACTACTGGCTGGAGCCGGGGCAGGCCTCTCTGCGGGCCGGATGGTTACGCCAGGCCCACGAAGGCTGGCGGGACCACCCGATCCCCTACCCGACTGAAGATACGCCGTTTGTACCGGCGCCCCTTCCGGATGAACTGTCAGTGACTGCTATAGAAAAAGCCATATCCTGCCCCTTTAAGTTTTTTGCCGATACCGTATTGCGGCTAAGTGAGCTTCCGGAACCAGCTATCGGTATCTCACCACAGGAAAAAGGGAACAGACTGCACCGGCTCTTTGCCCTGTTCACAGGCCGGATGCGGAAGCAGGCTGTCTCCCCTACCGACGCAGGACAAAGTGAATCCATACTGAAAGAGTGTATAACTGAGGTGCTGGCCGGCGTCACAGATAATCCATACTGGCAGATTGAAAGGGAACGCTGGTCAGGACTACTGGCCACCTGGCTCTGCCTGGAAAGAAAGCGGAAAGAGGAAGGCTGGCGCTGGCTCCTCGAAGAGGCCAATTTTTCGAGCCTGCAAAACGCCCCCTGGCCATTTACTGTCCATGGCCGCATCGACCGGATAGATATAAACGATGGGGAGCACAAGATATGTTGCTGGGACTATAAGACCGGCAGCGCCCCTCCGCCCGCAGATATACATACCCACTTTCTCTCCCCTCAGCTCCCCTTGTATCTTCTGGCCCTCCGAAGTGGAAAGATTTCCCTGCCGGTTTCATTTCAAAACTTGACGGCCGGGTATATCAGCCTGAAATCTGAGGGAGAAGTCCAGTTCGGTGAACCGGTCAAAGACGAAGCGGGTTGGGAGACCTGCCTTTCCGCCTGGGAAAAAGAGATCACCCGTCTCGGCCAACGGCTTAGCGCCGGTAACTTCCCGGCTGATCCCAAACCAATACCTAAAGGCAACAGGAACGGGGCCTGCCAGTACTGCCTTTACCTGACGCTTTGCACTTATTGGAAAAAAGAGGAAGAAAACGGTGAGGTAACCGATTGCCATGTCTAG